One genomic segment of Melitaea cinxia chromosome 19, ilMelCinx1.1, whole genome shotgun sequence includes these proteins:
- the LOC123662771 gene encoding uncharacterized protein LOC123662771, translating to MFHIALLKNIVASIFKLQGRNEDVEMKENLDPKTLNKDADLQLHVQTVMGDAEIKQNPELIISTPHMDTAPVQLSGPTSIEDKNTKDKTEIIIDSPHLESTPAQFHAPRTIDVLIKKNIGTSTQNSRKNASHVIRKKHLKRIAVTPEENALYDRLTRVGVKLSKCRSEIKKQAIKIKCLQNLNTHLQFLKTGELAEHLKTFDSPAIQRTQERR from the exons ATGTTTCATATTGCTCTCCTGAAAA atATTGTGGCTTCAATATTTAAGCTGCAAGGTAGGAACGAAGATGTTGAAATGAAAGAGAATCttg atccAAAAACTTTGAATAAGGATGCTGACTTACAACTGCATGTTCAAACTGTTATGGGAGATGCAGAAATTAAACAGAATCCTG AACTTATCATCAGTACGCCTCATATGGATACTGCACCTGTACAACTTTCAGGTCCTACTTCAATTGAGGATAAGAATACCAAGGATAAAACTG AAATTATCATTGATTCGCCTCATCTTGAATCTACCCCTGCACAGTTTCATGCTCCAAGAACTATTGATGtacttattaagaaaaatattg GAACTTCCACACAGAATAGTCGTAAGAATGCGTCTCATGTTATTCGGAAAAAACACCTAAaacgtattgctgtgactccaGAAGAGAACGCTTTGTATGATAGGCTTACACGAGTTGGTGTAAAGCTTAGTAAATGTAGAagcgaaattaaaaaacaagccatcaaaattaaatgtttacaaaatcTCAATACTCATCTGCAATTTTTGAAAACTGGAGAACTTGCCGAGcacctcaaaacttttgactctCCTGCAATTCAGAGAACACAAGAAAGGCGTTAA